Proteins from one Oryza sativa Japonica Group chromosome 12, ASM3414082v1 genomic window:
- the LOC9268439 gene encoding DExH-box ATP-dependent RNA helicase DExH9, which translates to MATLKRKADSAAAELASPPPKAPRGSEALAESPSLAGGGSEPVACVHDVSYPEGYDPSAPATHLLNGVGGAEGAGPAKTFPFQLDPFQAEAIRCLDNGESVMVSAHTSAGKTVVALYAIAMSLRNQQRVIYTSPIKALSNQKYREFKEEFSDVGLMTGDVTIEPNASCLVMTTEIWRSMQYKGSEVMREVAWIIFDEVHYMRDRERGVVWEESIVMAPKNSRFVFLSATVPNAKEFADWVAKVHKQPCHIVYTDYRPTPLQHYVFPSGGDGLYLVVDEKSKFREDSFQKGLNALVPASENDKKRENGKWQKGLLTGKPSEDSDIFKMVKMIIQRQYDPVILFSFSKRECEFLAMQMAKMDLNDDDEKANIETIFWSAMDLLSDDDKKLPQVSNMLPLLKRGIGVHHSGLLPILKEVIEILFQEGLIKCLFATETFSIGLNMPAKTVVFTNVRKFDGDRFRWLSSGEYIQMSGRAGRRGIDQRGICILMVDEKMEPSTAKMILKGSADSLNSAFHLSYNMLLNQIRCEDGDPEKLLRHSFYQFQADRVLPDLEKQVKELELERNSMIIEEEENLKSYYDLLQQYKNLKKDVRDIVHSPKYVLPFLQPGRLARVQYSTDEQSTFSIDENITWGVTINFEKVKTHSEDRRPEDSDYTVDVLTRCSVSKDKSGKKTMKIIPLKDRGEPVVISLPLSQIDGLSSIRMHIPKDLLPVEARENTLRKVDEVISRFAKDGIPLLDPEEDMKVQSSSFRKASRRIEALESLFEKHDVHNSPHIKQKLKVLHAKQELSTKIKAIKRTMRSSTALAFKDELKARKRVLRRLGYITSEDVVEVKGKVACEISSADELTLTELMFSGTLKDATVEQMVALLSCFVWQEKLQDAPKPREELDLLFFQLQETARRVANLQLDCKIQIDVESFVNSFRPDIMEAVYSWAKGSKFYQIMEMTQVFEGSLIRAIRRLEEVLQQLILASKSIGETQLEAKLEEAVSKIKRDIVFAASLYL; encoded by the exons atggcgaCCCTCAAGCGTAAGGCCGATTCCGCGGCCGCCGAGCTCGCGTCCCCTCCTCCCAAGGCCCCGCGGGGCTCGGAAGCACTCGCTGAATCGCCTTCCCTCGCCGGCGGGGGCAGCGAGCCCGTCGCCTGCGTGCACGACGTCTCCTACCCGGAAGGCTATGACCCGTCCGCCCCCGCCACCCACCTGCtcaacggcgtcggcggcgccgagggTGCTGGGCCTGCCAAGACCTTCCCGTTCCAGCTCGACCCCTTCCAGGCCGAGGCCATCCGATGCCTCGACAACGGAGAATCCGTCATG GTCTCAGCTCACACATCAGCTGGAAAGACAGTGGTTGCATTGTATGCAATAGCAATGTCTTTGCGTAATCAGCAACGTGTCATCTATACATCTCCAATCAAGGCTTTGAGTAACCAAAAGTACAGGGAATTCAAAGAAGAGTTCTCTGATGTCGGCCTCATGACTGGGGATGTTACTATTGAGCCAAATGCATCTTGTTTG GTCATGACCACGGAAATTTGGCGTAGCATGCAGTATAAAGGATCAGAAGTCATGAGGGAAGTCGCTTGGATTATATTTGATGAAGTACACTACATGCgtgatagagagagaggagtggtgTGGGAGGAAAGTATAGTGATGGCTCCTAAGAACTCACGTTTTGTGTTCCTCTCAGCTACCGTGCCTAATGCCAAGGAGTTTGCTGACTGGGTGGCTAAG GTACATAAGCAACCTTGTCATATAGTATACACTGACTACCGGCCTACACCTCTCCAACACTATGTATTTCCTTCTGGAGGTGATGGTTTATATCTGGTAGTTGATGAGAAGAGCAAGTTCAGAGAGGATAGTTTTCAGAAAGGTTTGAATGCGCTTGTCCCTGCTAGTGAGAATGACAAAAAGAGGGAAAATGGGAAGTGGCAGAAAGGTCTCTTGACAGGAAAACCTAGTGAGGACAGCGACATATTCAAGATGGTGAAGATGATAATTCAGCGTCAATATGACCCAGTGATACTTTTCAGCTTTAGCAAAAGGGAGTGTGAATTTCTTGCTATGCAG ATGGCTAAGATGGACttgaatgatgatgatgagaaggCAAACATTGAAACAATTTTTTGGAGTGCTATGGATTTGCTTTCAGATGATGATAAGAAGCTTCCCCAG GTTTCAAACATGCTTCCCTTGTTGAAACGTGGCATTGGTGTACATCATTCTGGTCTTTTGCCCATTTTGAAGGAAGTGATTGAGATACTCTTCCAAGAGGGCCTTATCAAG TGCTTGTTTGCCACAGAAACATTCAGTATTGGTTTGAACATGCCTGCAAAGACTGTTGTGTTTACCAATGTGCGAAAATTTGACGGTGATCGATTCAGATGGTTGTCAAGTGGAGAATACATCCAGATGAGTGGCCGTGCTGGTCGCCGAGGTATTGATCAGCGTGGTATCTGTATATTGATGGTAGATGAGAAAATGGAACCTTCAACTGCCAAAATGATTCTGAAAGGAAGTGCTGATAGTTTGAACAG TGCCTTTCATTTGAGCTACAATATGTTGTTAAATCAAATACGCTGTGAAGATGGTGATCCTGAAAAGCTTCTTCGGCACTCATTTTACCAATTTCAAGCTGATCGAGTTCTCCCTGATCTTGAG AAGCAAGTCAAGGAGCTGGAACTAGAGAGAAATTCCATGATtattgaggaggaggagaacctAAAGAGTTATTATGATCTCTTGCAGCAGTACAAAAATCTAAAGAAGGATGTCCGCGATATTGTTCATTCTCCTAAATATGTTCTACCTTTCTTGCAACCAGGAAGGCTTGCTCGCGTTCAGTACAGTACTGATGAGCAATCCACCTTCTCTATTGATGAAAACATCACTTGGGGAGTTACAATAAACTTTGAAAAGGTGAAAACCCATAGTGAAG ATAGGAGGCCTGAGGATTCCGATTACACAGTTGATGTTCTCACAAGATGTTCTGTAAGCAAGGACAAAAGTGGAAAGAAGACAATGAAGATTATTCCTCTGAAAGACCGTGGAGAACCAGTTGTGATTTCCTTGCCACTTTCTCAG ATTGATGGACTAAGCAGCATTCGGATGCACATACCAAAGGATCTTTTGCCTGTAGAAGCTCGAGAAAACACATTGAGGAAAGTTGATGAAGTTATTTCCAGGTTTGCTAAAGATGGGATCCCTTTATTGGATCCAGAAGAGGATAtgaaa gtACAATCAAGCTCTTTCCGGAAAGCTTCCAGAAGAATAGAAGCTCTTGAAAGTTTATTTGAGAAGCACGATGTCCACAATTCTCCACATATTAAACAAAAGCTAAAAGTGTTGCATGCTAAGCAAGAATTATCAACCAAAATAAAGGCCATTAAAAGAACAATGCGGTCTTCCACTGCTTTAGCCTTCAAGGATGAGCTCAAGGCCCGAAAACGGGTTCTTCGTAGACTGGG ATATATTACAAGTGAGGATGTTGTGGAAGTGAAGGGCAAAGTAGCATGCGAGATAAGTTCTGCTGATGAGCTAACATTGACAGAGCTTATGTTTAGCGGCACTCTGAAGGATGCTACAGTAGAACAGATGGTAGCGCTGCTTTCTTGCTTTGTTTGGCAGGAAAAGCTTCAGGATGCCCCAAAGCCAAGGGAGGAGCTCGACTTGCTGTTCTTCCAGTTGCAGGAGACAGCTAGAAGGGTTGCTAACCTTCAGCTTGACTGCAAG ATCCAAATTGACGTGGAGAGTTTTGTGAACTCTTTCCGGCCTGATATAATGGAAGCGGTGTATTCATGGGCCAAAGGATCCAAATTctatcaaatcatggagatGACCCAAGTATTTGAGGGCAGCTTGATCAGGGCCATCAGAAGGCTTGAGGAGGTCCTGCAACAGCTAATTCTGGCATCGAAATCCATCGGTGAAACCCAATTGGAAGCAAAACTTGAGGAGGCTGTCAGTAAGATCAAGAGGGATATAGTGTTTGCAGCATCTTTATACCTGTAA
- the LOC4351978 gene encoding zinc finger CCCH domain-containing protein 65 isoform 2 (isoform 2 is encoded by transcript variant 2) produces MADADARAPPKSDPGATPIGSISPSSAAPAAGEDEVEVEVEVEEQLAGLAIADQGEELLLPKPTGWEDGPVVVAGDEVSGGEKLPGEVAAAVGVEGAAADSRPRFPRRPGEPDCTYYVKFGSCRFGMKCKFNHPARKKKSRVKGSNGGSGSGGSNSSSNKASSPDDEQAPKEEYGSYVPDISPEVDSLIIDVKKGRVEPKELKVAKEKRKEFISEGSSQEECKYYSTPGGCKFGKACKYLHRDGKEGKTDAEKVDLNFLGLPLRPGEKECPYYMRTGSCKYATNCKFHHPDPSNVASKDPQLEHENGDAPQQDVQGSSSQPNASIWPDQRTVNEHHVPFIAPSPSYSAGMLPPQGMYPPPEWNGYHQVPLNPYYPPGVPFQHFPAAPINHPMYKAPEIPGHQQVPSEEYPERPGQPECQHFVKSGFCKFRMKCKYHHPRSPVPPAGALSPLGLPIKPDQPVCTYYGRYGVCKFGPACAYNHPFNFSPVPAAGPPLLPAQYPTPGNYTL; encoded by the exons ATGGCGGACGCCGACGCGAGGGCCCCGCCCAAATCGGACCCCGGCGCCACGCCGATCGGTTCGATCtccccttcctccgccgcccccgccgccggggaggacgaggtggaggtcgaggtggaggtggaggagcagcTCGCCGGACTCGCCATCGCCGATCAGGGGGAGGAGCTGCTGCTTCCCAAGCCCACCGGCTGGGAGGATGGCCCTGTTGTTGTTGCTGGAGATGAGGTCTCCGGTGGTGAGAAGCTGCCGggtgaggtggcggcggcggtgggggtggaGGGTGCTGCGGCGGATTCGAGGCCGCGGTTCCCGAGGCGACCCGGGGAGCCGGACTGCACCTACTACGTCAAGTTCGGGAGCTGCCGCTTTGGGATGAAGTGCAAGTTCAATCAtccggcgaggaagaagaagagtagG GTGAAAGGTAGTAACGGTGGTAGTGGCAGCGGCGGGAGCAACAGCAGCAGTAACAAAGCCTCCTCGCCTGATGATGAGCAG GCTCCAAAAGAGGAATACGGAAGCTATGTTCCAGATATTTCACCTGAAGTTGATTCTTTG ATTATCGATGTGAAGAAGGGAAGAGTGGAGCCAAAGGAACTTAAG GTTGccaaagagaaaaggaaggaatTTATTTCAGAAGGTAGTTCCCAGGAGGAATGCAAG TATTATTCAACACCTGGAGGATGCAAATTTGGTAAAGCTTGTAAATACCTCCACCGTGATGGAAAAGAAGGGAAAACAGACGCTGAAAAGGTTGACCTGAACTTTCTCGGTCTTCCACTTCGTCCA GGGGAAAAGGAGTGTCCCTACTACATGCGTACTGGGAGCTGCAAGTACGCCACTAACTGCAAGTTTCACCATCCTGATCCTTCTAATGTTGCTTCTAAAGATCCACAGTTGGAGCATGAGAATGGGGATGCTCCACAGCAAGATGTTCAAGGATCATCGTCTCAGCCAAATGCTTCAATTTGGCCCGATCAGAGAACAGTGAATGAGCATCATGTTCCGTTTATAGCTCCATCTCCATCGTACAGTGCAGGGATGCTTCCTCCTCAAGGAATGTATCCACCTCCTGAATGGAATGGGTATCATCAG GTTCCGTTGAATCCATATTATCCTCCTGGAGTCCCTTTCCAACATTTTCCAGCTGCTCCTATAAATCATCCTATGTACAAGGCACCAGAAATACCTGGACATCAGCAGGTTCCTTCCGAGGAATACCCAGAGAGACCTGGCCAACCTGAATGTCAGCATTTTGTGAAGAGTGGTTTTTGCAAATTTAGGATGAAGTGCAAATATCACCACCCAAGGTCACCGGTGCCTCCAGCAGGAGCTCTTAGCCCTCTTGGCTTGCCTATAAAACCT GATCAGCCTGTGTGCACATACTATGGTCGCTATGGGGTCTGCAAATTTGGGCCAGCTTGCGCATACAATCACCCCTTCAATTTTAGCCCTGTACCTGCAGCGggacctcctctcctccctgctcaaTACCCAACTCCAGGAAACTACACTCTCTGA
- the LOC4351978 gene encoding zinc finger CCCH domain-containing protein 65 isoform 1 (isoform 1 is encoded by transcript variant 1) — MADADARAPPKSDPGATPIGSISPSSAAPAAGEDEVEVEVEVEEQLAGLAIADQGEELLLPKPTGWEDGPVVVAGDEVSGGEKLPGEVAAAVGVEGAAADSRPRFPRRPGEPDCTYYVKFGSCRFGMKCKFNHPARKKKSRVKGSNGGSGSGGSNSSSNKASSPDDEQAPKEEYGSYVPDISPEVDSLGFADKGSASNLENFKKYSYEIIDVKKGRVEPKELKVAKEKRKEFISEGSSQEECKYYSTPGGCKFGKACKYLHRDGKEGKTDAEKVDLNFLGLPLRPGEKECPYYMRTGSCKYATNCKFHHPDPSNVASKDPQLEHENGDAPQQDVQGSSSQPNASIWPDQRTVNEHHVPFIAPSPSYSAGMLPPQGMYPPPEWNGYHQVPLNPYYPPGVPFQHFPAAPINHPMYKAPEIPGHQQVPSEEYPERPGQPECQHFVKSGFCKFRMKCKYHHPRSPVPPAGALSPLGLPIKPDQPVCTYYGRYGVCKFGPACAYNHPFNFSPVPAAGPPLLPAQYPTPGNYTL; from the exons ATGGCGGACGCCGACGCGAGGGCCCCGCCCAAATCGGACCCCGGCGCCACGCCGATCGGTTCGATCtccccttcctccgccgcccccgccgccggggaggacgaggtggaggtcgaggtggaggtggaggagcagcTCGCCGGACTCGCCATCGCCGATCAGGGGGAGGAGCTGCTGCTTCCCAAGCCCACCGGCTGGGAGGATGGCCCTGTTGTTGTTGCTGGAGATGAGGTCTCCGGTGGTGAGAAGCTGCCGggtgaggtggcggcggcggtgggggtggaGGGTGCTGCGGCGGATTCGAGGCCGCGGTTCCCGAGGCGACCCGGGGAGCCGGACTGCACCTACTACGTCAAGTTCGGGAGCTGCCGCTTTGGGATGAAGTGCAAGTTCAATCAtccggcgaggaagaagaagagtagG GTGAAAGGTAGTAACGGTGGTAGTGGCAGCGGCGGGAGCAACAGCAGCAGTAACAAAGCCTCCTCGCCTGATGATGAGCAG GCTCCAAAAGAGGAATACGGAAGCTATGTTCCAGATATTTCACCTGAAGTTGATTCTTTG GGATTTGCTGACAAGGGGAGTGCGTCTAACTTAGAAAACTTTAAGAAATATTCTTATGAG ATTATCGATGTGAAGAAGGGAAGAGTGGAGCCAAAGGAACTTAAG GTTGccaaagagaaaaggaaggaatTTATTTCAGAAGGTAGTTCCCAGGAGGAATGCAAG TATTATTCAACACCTGGAGGATGCAAATTTGGTAAAGCTTGTAAATACCTCCACCGTGATGGAAAAGAAGGGAAAACAGACGCTGAAAAGGTTGACCTGAACTTTCTCGGTCTTCCACTTCGTCCA GGGGAAAAGGAGTGTCCCTACTACATGCGTACTGGGAGCTGCAAGTACGCCACTAACTGCAAGTTTCACCATCCTGATCCTTCTAATGTTGCTTCTAAAGATCCACAGTTGGAGCATGAGAATGGGGATGCTCCACAGCAAGATGTTCAAGGATCATCGTCTCAGCCAAATGCTTCAATTTGGCCCGATCAGAGAACAGTGAATGAGCATCATGTTCCGTTTATAGCTCCATCTCCATCGTACAGTGCAGGGATGCTTCCTCCTCAAGGAATGTATCCACCTCCTGAATGGAATGGGTATCATCAG GTTCCGTTGAATCCATATTATCCTCCTGGAGTCCCTTTCCAACATTTTCCAGCTGCTCCTATAAATCATCCTATGTACAAGGCACCAGAAATACCTGGACATCAGCAGGTTCCTTCCGAGGAATACCCAGAGAGACCTGGCCAACCTGAATGTCAGCATTTTGTGAAGAGTGGTTTTTGCAAATTTAGGATGAAGTGCAAATATCACCACCCAAGGTCACCGGTGCCTCCAGCAGGAGCTCTTAGCCCTCTTGGCTTGCCTATAAAACCT GATCAGCCTGTGTGCACATACTATGGTCGCTATGGGGTCTGCAAATTTGGGCCAGCTTGCGCATACAATCACCCCTTCAATTTTAGCCCTGTACCTGCAGCGggacctcctctcctccctgctcaaTACCCAACTCCAGGAAACTACACTCTCTGA
- the LOC4351978 gene encoding zinc finger CCCH domain-containing protein 65 isoform X2, translating into MADADARAPPKSDPGATPIGSISPSSAAPAAGEDEVEVEVEVEEQLAGLAIADQGEELLLPKPTGWEDGPVVVAGDEVSGGEKLPGEVAAAVGVEGAAADSRPRFPRRPGEPDCTYYVKFGSCRFGMKCKFNHPARKKKSRVKGSNGGSGSGGSNSSSNKASSPDDEQQAPKEEYGSYVPDISPEVDSLIIDVKKGRVEPKELKVAKEKRKEFISEGSSQEECKYYSTPGGCKFGKACKYLHRDGKEGKTDAEKVDLNFLGLPLRPGEKECPYYMRTGSCKYATNCKFHHPDPSNVASKDPQLEHENGDAPQQDVQGSSSQPNASIWPDQRTVNEHHVPFIAPSPSYSAGMLPPQGMYPPPEWNGYHQVPLNPYYPPGVPFQHFPAAPINHPMYKAPEIPGHQQVPSEEYPERPGQPECQHFVKSGFCKFRMKCKYHHPRSPVPPAGALSPLGLPIKPDQPVCTYYGRYGVCKFGPACAYNHPFNFSPVPAAGPPLLPAQYPTPGNYTL; encoded by the exons ATGGCGGACGCCGACGCGAGGGCCCCGCCCAAATCGGACCCCGGCGCCACGCCGATCGGTTCGATCtccccttcctccgccgcccccgccgccggggaggacgaggtggaggtcgaggtggaggtggaggagcagcTCGCCGGACTCGCCATCGCCGATCAGGGGGAGGAGCTGCTGCTTCCCAAGCCCACCGGCTGGGAGGATGGCCCTGTTGTTGTTGCTGGAGATGAGGTCTCCGGTGGTGAGAAGCTGCCGggtgaggtggcggcggcggtgggggtggaGGGTGCTGCGGCGGATTCGAGGCCGCGGTTCCCGAGGCGACCCGGGGAGCCGGACTGCACCTACTACGTCAAGTTCGGGAGCTGCCGCTTTGGGATGAAGTGCAAGTTCAATCAtccggcgaggaagaagaagagtagG GTGAAAGGTAGTAACGGTGGTAGTGGCAGCGGCGGGAGCAACAGCAGCAGTAACAAAGCCTCCTCGCCTGATGATGAGCAG CAGGCTCCAAAAGAGGAATACGGAAGCTATGTTCCAGATATTTCACCTGAAGTTGATTCTTTG ATTATCGATGTGAAGAAGGGAAGAGTGGAGCCAAAGGAACTTAAG GTTGccaaagagaaaaggaaggaatTTATTTCAGAAGGTAGTTCCCAGGAGGAATGCAAG TATTATTCAACACCTGGAGGATGCAAATTTGGTAAAGCTTGTAAATACCTCCACCGTGATGGAAAAGAAGGGAAAACAGACGCTGAAAAGGTTGACCTGAACTTTCTCGGTCTTCCACTTCGTCCA GGGGAAAAGGAGTGTCCCTACTACATGCGTACTGGGAGCTGCAAGTACGCCACTAACTGCAAGTTTCACCATCCTGATCCTTCTAATGTTGCTTCTAAAGATCCACAGTTGGAGCATGAGAATGGGGATGCTCCACAGCAAGATGTTCAAGGATCATCGTCTCAGCCAAATGCTTCAATTTGGCCCGATCAGAGAACAGTGAATGAGCATCATGTTCCGTTTATAGCTCCATCTCCATCGTACAGTGCAGGGATGCTTCCTCCTCAAGGAATGTATCCACCTCCTGAATGGAATGGGTATCATCAG GTTCCGTTGAATCCATATTATCCTCCTGGAGTCCCTTTCCAACATTTTCCAGCTGCTCCTATAAATCATCCTATGTACAAGGCACCAGAAATACCTGGACATCAGCAGGTTCCTTCCGAGGAATACCCAGAGAGACCTGGCCAACCTGAATGTCAGCATTTTGTGAAGAGTGGTTTTTGCAAATTTAGGATGAAGTGCAAATATCACCACCCAAGGTCACCGGTGCCTCCAGCAGGAGCTCTTAGCCCTCTTGGCTTGCCTATAAAACCT GATCAGCCTGTGTGCACATACTATGGTCGCTATGGGGTCTGCAAATTTGGGCCAGCTTGCGCATACAATCACCCCTTCAATTTTAGCCCTGTACCTGCAGCGggacctcctctcctccctgctcaaTACCCAACTCCAGGAAACTACACTCTCTGA
- the LOC4351978 gene encoding zinc finger CCCH domain-containing protein 65 isoform X1, producing MADADARAPPKSDPGATPIGSISPSSAAPAAGEDEVEVEVEVEEQLAGLAIADQGEELLLPKPTGWEDGPVVVAGDEVSGGEKLPGEVAAAVGVEGAAADSRPRFPRRPGEPDCTYYVKFGSCRFGMKCKFNHPARKKKSRVKGSNGGSGSGGSNSSSNKASSPDDEQQAPKEEYGSYVPDISPEVDSLGFADKGSASNLENFKKYSYEIIDVKKGRVEPKELKVAKEKRKEFISEGSSQEECKYYSTPGGCKFGKACKYLHRDGKEGKTDAEKVDLNFLGLPLRPGEKECPYYMRTGSCKYATNCKFHHPDPSNVASKDPQLEHENGDAPQQDVQGSSSQPNASIWPDQRTVNEHHVPFIAPSPSYSAGMLPPQGMYPPPEWNGYHQVPLNPYYPPGVPFQHFPAAPINHPMYKAPEIPGHQQVPSEEYPERPGQPECQHFVKSGFCKFRMKCKYHHPRSPVPPAGALSPLGLPIKPDQPVCTYYGRYGVCKFGPACAYNHPFNFSPVPAAGPPLLPAQYPTPGNYTL from the exons ATGGCGGACGCCGACGCGAGGGCCCCGCCCAAATCGGACCCCGGCGCCACGCCGATCGGTTCGATCtccccttcctccgccgcccccgccgccggggaggacgaggtggaggtcgaggtggaggtggaggagcagcTCGCCGGACTCGCCATCGCCGATCAGGGGGAGGAGCTGCTGCTTCCCAAGCCCACCGGCTGGGAGGATGGCCCTGTTGTTGTTGCTGGAGATGAGGTCTCCGGTGGTGAGAAGCTGCCGggtgaggtggcggcggcggtgggggtggaGGGTGCTGCGGCGGATTCGAGGCCGCGGTTCCCGAGGCGACCCGGGGAGCCGGACTGCACCTACTACGTCAAGTTCGGGAGCTGCCGCTTTGGGATGAAGTGCAAGTTCAATCAtccggcgaggaagaagaagagtagG GTGAAAGGTAGTAACGGTGGTAGTGGCAGCGGCGGGAGCAACAGCAGCAGTAACAAAGCCTCCTCGCCTGATGATGAGCAG CAGGCTCCAAAAGAGGAATACGGAAGCTATGTTCCAGATATTTCACCTGAAGTTGATTCTTTG GGATTTGCTGACAAGGGGAGTGCGTCTAACTTAGAAAACTTTAAGAAATATTCTTATGAG ATTATCGATGTGAAGAAGGGAAGAGTGGAGCCAAAGGAACTTAAG GTTGccaaagagaaaaggaaggaatTTATTTCAGAAGGTAGTTCCCAGGAGGAATGCAAG TATTATTCAACACCTGGAGGATGCAAATTTGGTAAAGCTTGTAAATACCTCCACCGTGATGGAAAAGAAGGGAAAACAGACGCTGAAAAGGTTGACCTGAACTTTCTCGGTCTTCCACTTCGTCCA GGGGAAAAGGAGTGTCCCTACTACATGCGTACTGGGAGCTGCAAGTACGCCACTAACTGCAAGTTTCACCATCCTGATCCTTCTAATGTTGCTTCTAAAGATCCACAGTTGGAGCATGAGAATGGGGATGCTCCACAGCAAGATGTTCAAGGATCATCGTCTCAGCCAAATGCTTCAATTTGGCCCGATCAGAGAACAGTGAATGAGCATCATGTTCCGTTTATAGCTCCATCTCCATCGTACAGTGCAGGGATGCTTCCTCCTCAAGGAATGTATCCACCTCCTGAATGGAATGGGTATCATCAG GTTCCGTTGAATCCATATTATCCTCCTGGAGTCCCTTTCCAACATTTTCCAGCTGCTCCTATAAATCATCCTATGTACAAGGCACCAGAAATACCTGGACATCAGCAGGTTCCTTCCGAGGAATACCCAGAGAGACCTGGCCAACCTGAATGTCAGCATTTTGTGAAGAGTGGTTTTTGCAAATTTAGGATGAAGTGCAAATATCACCACCCAAGGTCACCGGTGCCTCCAGCAGGAGCTCTTAGCCCTCTTGGCTTGCCTATAAAACCT GATCAGCCTGTGTGCACATACTATGGTCGCTATGGGGTCTGCAAATTTGGGCCAGCTTGCGCATACAATCACCCCTTCAATTTTAGCCCTGTACCTGCAGCGggacctcctctcctccctgctcaaTACCCAACTCCAGGAAACTACACTCTCTGA